GGGTAACGTTGCGCCGCACAGCACCCAAACCATCAGCATTGCTTACCGCAAAACGTTGTTAAAACCGGGGGCCGAATATCTGCTCCATATTTCCTATCGTTTAAAACAAAATACACTCTGGGCTAAAGCCGGGTACGAAATTGCGGCCGAACAATTTGAACTACCCGTTCAACACGCACTGCCGGTAGCACACAACGGCGGACAGCTGAATTATACCGATAACGACGGAACCATCACCGTTAATGGTGGCGGCTTCTCGGTAGTGTTTGATAAACAAGCGGGCACATTATCCAGTCTGAAAACAAACGGCCACGAACTGCTCCAAACCGACGGCGGCCCACGCTTGCATTTGTGGCGCGCCCCGCATCAGCAGGATGATCTATATGCCTACAAAGTTTGGGATAGCCTGGGCGTTACGCACCTGACCTGGACTGCCCAAATGGTACAGGTTAAGCAACCCGACAACCACACCGTTAGCATTACCACTGCGTTAAAAGGTACAGGCCAGGCAGGCTTTGTGGTTAACCATACGGCCACTTACACCATTTATGGCGATGGCAGCATCCGCGTGCAGAACCATGTATCGTCTAAAGATTCTGACATGGTGATTGCGCGCCTTGGGGTGCGTATGCTGCTTGATCAGGGGCTGGAAAACTTCCGGTACTTGGGGCGCGGACCGATGGAAAACTACCCCGACAGAAAAACAGGATCGGACGTGGCGCTGTACACCAGCACCGTTACCAACCAGCTAACACCTTATGAAAAACCAATGGAATGCGGCAACCACGAGGATGTGCGCTGGGCCGCATTAAGTAATAAAGCCCTGGGTACCCTGAAAGTTGCAGGCGATCAGTTACTGCAAGTATCAGCCCTGCCCTATACTGATGAGCAAATGAACGCGACTGAATACCGCATTGACCTACCCAAGCGCAATGCCACGGTACTGTGTGTATCGGCTAAAACACTGGGCGTAGGTTCCCATTCCTGCGGACCGATGCCACTGCCCAAGTATGAGCCGTTGCTGCATGAAGCAGACTTTGCATATACGATCAGTTTATCGAAGTAGTGACCACAAGCGTTGACGCTTGCAGTTATAATGCAGTCAAGCGTGGACGCTTGACCGGGCGGGGGAAAAGAGAAGCCCGATCACAAAACTGTGATCGGGCTTCTCTTTTATCATTTAAATATTTTTGTCATTGCGAGGAACAGCGGGGACCGTGTAAGATGGGGTGACGAAGCAATCTCGTCGGAGGACTATAGCATGCGACGAGATTATTAATGAATCTAAATTTTTTAAAGGCATTAATGAGCTCCCTTCGGTCGGTTGTCTTCGTGCTCAGTCCCGTTCCCACAATCCGGTTCGCAATGACATAGTTTTTAAAACTTACTGCTATTATTTCAGCACAACAATCGCCTTATCATCCCCCACCGGTAATTTCAGGTTAGATTTACTAAAATCTTTTACATCCTTCAACGCCACAGCAGGTAAAGTTTTAGCCTGCGGGATCACTACATTATCCAGCCTCAATCCTTTCACATCATCAAACACCATTGCCGTGCGCAGATCAGGCTTTTGATAGCTGAAGTTTACGTTTTTAAAGGTGATGTTTTCTGCATGCCTTACATACATAGCCCATGCTGGCAACTCGCCAAACATAGAAAACTCCGGGTACTCGGGCGTTTTCTCGGGGATGGTGTGCAGCGAATCCAGGCTTACGGTTTTGATACGGGTATCATAACCGCCTGCATACACCACGTTAATATTTTCCAGGGTTACATCGCGCACCGGATGATCTGCCAGCCCGGCAATTACGCAGGGAAATATGTGGTGATCGCCGGGAACAAGGGGACCTTCCATTGGGTAACCTTTATCGGGTTTGTCTTTGGGGATCTGCACGTTTACATTACCAATGTAAATGTTCTTCATGCTGCTGCTCACGGTGTCGCGGTTACGGTGCCCTACTCTGATAAAGATGGCGTTGCCGGTGTTGCGTGCGTTGATATTGCGAATATCGATGTTCTCCATAAAACCGCCGTCAACCGTTTCAATGGCAATGGCCGAGCGATAGGTGTCATAAATCTCCACGTTCTTGATCGTCACGTTTTTAAATCCGCCGCGAGATGCCGTACCAAACTTAATGGCGCTGGCGCTGGAGCGCACCTTACAATCGGCAATATAGATCTGGTCGCAATAGTGATTGCGGTCTTCAGATTTGATGCAGATACCATCGTCATCAGCATTAAAAAAACTATTGGTAACGCGTACGTTCTTACAGTCTACAATATCAATACCATCGTTGTTCCAATAGATGTTGCTTTCTACGTTGATGCTGTCTACCACCAGGTCTTCGCAAAATTTGTAATCCTGCACCCAATCTATCCCGTTCTTGATAGAGATGCCTTTGATTTTCACCCCGTGGCAATCGGTAAAAGCAATCAACTTAGGGCGATTACGCTCCTCCGGCTGCTTCTGGTGCCAGGGGTTATAGATTTGCCAGGTAGCATCCTGCATCTCGCCATTTTTAAGCATGCGGAACAGATCGGCCAGCAGGCGCTTGCCCTGACCGTCAATAGTGCCCTGACCGGTTATGGCGATATCTTTTTGTCCGTTAGCGCTGATGAGCGGAATGGCGTTCCCCATGCTATAGTCTTTACGTATAGGACTGCCCAGCAACACAGCGCCTTTGCTCAGGTAAAGATTTACGCCCGATTTTACTACTATGGGCGCCGTCATAAAACTGCCGGCTGGTACAACCACAGTGCCGCCACCGTGCGTGCTGGCATCGTCTATGGCTTTTTGGATGGCCTGGGTATTATTGATTTTTCCGCCTGATTGGGCGCCGTAAGCGGTAATATCATAAGTTTTAGACTGCGCCACAGCCAAAACCGGCAAGCACAGCATGAGGCAGGTACTTAAAAATTTCATAGCCTGAAAAGGGTTTATAATAGGTTTTGTAAAATTGATTGCGATGACCGCAGCGAGATACCGCGCCATTAACAATCTAAATTGAGTGTTTTTAGCTGATTCATAGCAATATTTTACCTTAAATATTTACGTAACCGATTACGTTGTTTAGCATCTCCTTCTACATCAAAACCCAAAACAAACAAGCATTGAAAACCACTATTAATCTCGTTAAGTTATTTAGAGACAGCAGTTTTTGCTTATTACACCAGTCTAATTGGGGCAATCCTTAAAAGAGCTGCATCAATCCTTAAAGTAGCCCTCAAAGGTGTTAAACTCTGCCTGTTGCAAGGTACTTTCGAAATAAAAAAGTATCGTATGGGCATCCGTATCTGTATCGCTTTATTGTGTTTCGTTTTTATATGTCCTTTCTATGGGTTCTCTCAAAAAAAGGCGCTTCCCCCTCTTCACCTGACCAATTTGGAAGGAAAACCTTTTACTGAGAACAACCTCCAAAAAAACAAAAAACTGCTTGTCATTTATTTTGGCCCCGACTGCATGGCGTGTAATTATTATACAATTGACCTGATGCGGTATATAAAAGAGTTAGCTAATGTGCAGATTTTGATGGTCAGCTTTGCCAGGCTTCCTGCTTTGAAGGCCTTTTATAATGATCTCCAGCTGGTAAAATATAAAAACATCACTATTACCAACGAGGCCAAACCTTATCCTCTATCCAAATTCTATGAAGTTAAAACAACCCCATTTACAGCCGTCTACAACAAAAGGCATCAATTGGTAACAGTTTTTAATAAACGCACCAAGTTAGATGTCTTGCTGAAGGCCCTCAACAAACCGCTATAAACCTCTCTTATTGTGCTTGCACGAGTATTTATAAACCACATATCTATTTTTTGAATTATGAAAATCAATGCTATTTCACCACCCAGAGATGTTGGCCTGAACGCATAAATAAGTTCAAAGGCAATATCAAAACACATTAAAAATTTAAAACCTTACTAACCTAATCATGAAAAGTAAAAATTTCATCTATTTAATTCTCTTCTCTGCAGTTTCATTTGGAGCGTGTAAGAAGGCTATCACCCCAATTAACGGCGCCGTATCGGCAAAAGACTCTGTTCAACTAGTTGATCAACTAAAAGCTTCGGCAACGTTTAACAGATTCATGTCATACAACGAACGCTTTAAAAGCGAATCGATTGCTGACAAATTTAACATGTCGGCGCAGACCCGAAAAAACCTGGTGGTTTTGATTAATAAAAATGAAAAAGAAACGAGCATTAAACAACTCGCTGACGAATTTAAAAAAGCAGGGGTAGATAATGCGCAAGATTTTATCACGCTGAATATTAACAGAAAACGCTTCTATGATCAACTTGTTAATGAGTTTCCAGAGCTGCGCAAAATCAATTCAATAAACAAAGTGAGGCTTTTCAAAGCGGCTTACTACACCAATCCCAAACATAGAAAACTTGATTATAGGAGGCTTTCTATTCAGAGAGCATTAGTTCAATTACAACGTTCTCAGAAACAAGCAATAAACTAAATTGAGATGAAAAAAACTGGAGCCTTATTGTTGCTGATGTTTATTGCAACCTTACGTTCTTTTTCACAAACACCACCACCACCTCCTCCATCACAAGAATTATTAGACTGGCAAAAATGCACAAGCGATTGTTTTTGGAAAATGCTGGTGGATGAGGCAGGAGCCTATGATGCTGCAGATGCAGCGAGTATAGAATGCTTAAATGCTGAGATGGATGGATTAATGTCACTGCCTGGCCCTTATGATGAATACGGCGAAAGTGTACCATTGTCAAACGAGGACCTGAAAAAATACAATGATATTATTAAAGCTTATATGGATTGTCAAGCGGCTGTTGCCGCAACTTTACAGGCTGCACTTGTTCCGTTTCAGGAAGCTGAAGAGTTATGCATACAAAATTGTGGCTCAAAACCTGCCAGTTAAAGCATTTAATAAAACAAATGCTAACATTTTAGATCAGTGGAGCTTAATTGTTTTTATCAAATAAATTGAAACGATAGAAAAATGCAGTTCACTTATTATACGAATGATGATAAGCACTTGCTTCTATTATAACGCTCCCAAACAAAAGTTAAACTAAACCGAAATGAAAAAAGTTGGAATTTTATTGTCGCTGATTTTTATCGCAACCTTACGTTCTTTTTCACAAACACAACCCTCACAAGCACTATTAGACTGGCAAAAATGCACAGGCGACTGCTTTTGGAAAATGCTCGAAGATGAATCTAGTGCCTATGATACTGCAGACGCAGCGAGTATGGAATGCTTAAATACTGAAATGGAGGGATTAATGTCGTTGCCGGGTCCTTATGATGAGAACGGCGAAAGCGTACCATTGTCAAATGATGACTTGAAAAAATACAGTGATATTATTAAAGCTTACATGGATTGTCAAACGGCTGTTTCCGCAGCTTTACAAGCAGCTTTGATTCCGTTTCAGCAAGCTGAACAGCTGTGTGAACAAAATTGTGGTACAAAACCAGCCAGTTAACCCAAACAAGTTGAAGCATTAGAAAAATGTAGCTCGACTATTGTTATACCAATGATGATGAACTGTCGCATTTCATTGTTCATCATCATTATTTCAATTACAACGCCCCCCAAACAAACCTTAAACTAAACCGAAATGAAAAAAAGTGGAACCTTATTGCTGTTGATTTTTGTCACAACCTTACCTTCCTTTTCACAAACACAACCTCCGCCACCATCGGCAGCACTATTAGCCTGGCAAGACTGTGTAAATGATTGCACTTTTAAAATGATGCAAGATGAAGAATCTGCCTTTGATATTGCGGATGCAGCAAGTATGGAATGCTGGGCTACAGAGATAGGTGCATTATTGGATCTTGCTGGCACTGAAAGTGCACAACCGGCAATAGAATACGCGAAAATTGTCGACGTTTATGACGCTTGTGAAGCGTCTGTCACTGCAACTTTACAAGCAGCTCTGGCTCCGTTTCAGGAAGCCGAAGCGCAGTGTATCCTCAATTGCGGTACAAAACCCACTAGTTAAACTATAGCCTATATAAACTCTATTTTTAAAATCAACGGGGATTTAGATGTTTTTAACAAACAAATTGGAGCGATGGAGAGGCATAACTAAATTATTGTTCATACTATTCATGATAAACAATTTCATTTTACTGTTCATCATGAATGGGTTTGAATCTGTTCATCACTATTATGATGGCCAACTTATTGCCAGCCTAGTCAATGGTCTAATTGCCGTAGCTTTTATCTTAACCATCAAACTCTCTAAAATTAAGCTTGATATTTCGTTGTCCTATAAAGTTCTCTTTGTTTTTCTTTCTGTAATACTTCTAGTCTTCAATTGTCTAATAACATCCTCATTAAATCAAAACTGGCTTTTCTTTCTAAACATTGTTTTACAATTGATAAATCTGACATTTTTTTTGTCGGCAAATGCTCTTTCCTGTTTTAGCAACAGGTTTTTCATACATACAGCAATAGGTTACTGGCTGTTACTTGTCATCCTGATAATAACCTATCAAAAATCAGATTGGGTTAAATATTCGTTTGATAACGTTGTTATTCTATCCAATTATTTAACTTTTATTGCCGCATGCGTTTTCAGTTTAAATTACTCCGACAAATATTTACCAAAGTGGGTAGTTTTATTGTTATGGGGGATAAATGTGCTTTTATGTATATCTGTAGGGGCCAGGGCATCGATAGTTGCTTTGATC
This region of Mucilaginibacter yixingensis genomic DNA includes:
- a CDS encoding glycoside hydrolase family 28 protein, with product MKFLSTCLMLCLPVLAVAQSKTYDITAYGAQSGGKINNTQAIQKAIDDASTHGGGTVVVPAGSFMTAPIVVKSGVNLYLSKGAVLLGSPIRKDYSMGNAIPLISANGQKDIAITGQGTIDGQGKRLLADLFRMLKNGEMQDATWQIYNPWHQKQPEERNRPKLIAFTDCHGVKIKGISIKNGIDWVQDYKFCEDLVVDSINVESNIYWNNDGIDIVDCKNVRVTNSFFNADDDGICIKSEDRNHYCDQIYIADCKVRSSASAIKFGTASRGGFKNVTIKNVEIYDTYRSAIAIETVDGGFMENIDIRNINARNTGNAIFIRVGHRNRDTVSSSMKNIYIGNVNVQIPKDKPDKGYPMEGPLVPGDHHIFPCVIAGLADHPVRDVTLENINVVYAGGYDTRIKTVSLDSLHTIPEKTPEYPEFSMFGELPAWAMYVRHAENITFKNVNFSYQKPDLRTAMVFDDVKGLRLDNVVIPQAKTLPAVALKDVKDFSKSNLKLPVGDDKAIVVLK
- a CDS encoding peroxiredoxin; the protein is MGIRICIALLCFVFICPFYGFSQKKALPPLHLTNLEGKPFTENNLQKNKKLLVIYFGPDCMACNYYTIDLMRYIKELANVQILMVSFARLPALKAFYNDLQLVKYKNITITNEAKPYPLSKFYEVKTTPFTAVYNKRHQLVTVFNKRTKLDVLLKALNKPL